In the Muricauda sp. MAR_2010_75 genome, one interval contains:
- a CDS encoding pyruvate dehydrogenase complex dihydrolipoamide acetyltransferase, translating to MAEVINMPRLSDTMEEGTVAKWLKKVGDKVEEGDILAEIETDKATMEFESFHEGTLLHIGIEEGDGAPVDSLLAIIGEEGEDISALLNGGGAAESKEETAEAPEAKAEESSTEPASAPTEIPEGVEIITMPRLSDTMEEGTVASWLKKVGDEVEEGDILAEIETDKATMEFESFYSGKLLHIGIQEGEGAPVDSLLAIIGPEGTDVDAVLKAQAGGGSSASAPKEEATPKEESKIEEAPKVEATTSQDGARIFASPLAKKIAEEKGIDLSNVNGSGDNGRIVKRDVESYQPSQTTAPTAEKSSETATAPVAPISSPVGEESMEEVKNSTMRKVIAKRLGESKFTAPHYYLTIEVDMSNAMASRSQINNLPDTKVSFNDMVLKACAMALKKHPQVNTSWNGETTVYKHHVHMGVAVAVDEGLVVPVIKFADQLSLTQLGTAVKDLAGRARSKKIKPDEMEGSTFTVSNLGMFGIQEFTSIINQPNSAILSVGAIVEKPVVKNGQIVVGNTMKITLACDHRTVDGATGAQFLQTLRAYLENPVTMLA from the coding sequence ATGGCAGAAGTAATCAACATGCCGAGATTGAGTGATACCATGGAAGAAGGTACCGTGGCAAAATGGCTCAAAAAAGTAGGTGATAAAGTGGAAGAAGGCGATATTTTGGCCGAAATCGAAACCGATAAGGCTACCATGGAGTTTGAATCCTTCCATGAAGGAACACTTCTTCACATTGGAATAGAGGAAGGTGATGGTGCTCCGGTTGATTCACTTTTGGCCATAATCGGTGAAGAAGGTGAGGATATTTCTGCCTTGCTCAATGGAGGAGGTGCAGCCGAATCCAAAGAAGAAACCGCTGAGGCTCCCGAAGCCAAAGCTGAGGAAAGCTCTACTGAACCAGCCAGTGCACCTACTGAAATACCAGAAGGGGTTGAAATCATTACCATGCCCCGTTTGAGTGATACCATGGAAGAAGGAACCGTGGCCAGTTGGTTGAAAAAAGTGGGTGATGAAGTGGAAGAAGGCGATATTTTGGCCGAAATCGAGACCGATAAGGCAACAATGGAGTTTGAATCTTTTTACTCCGGTAAATTATTGCACATCGGTATTCAAGAGGGCGAAGGTGCCCCTGTTGATTCACTTTTGGCCATCATTGGCCCAGAAGGAACAGATGTGGATGCCGTATTGAAGGCGCAAGCGGGTGGCGGCTCCTCGGCAAGTGCACCTAAAGAAGAAGCTACACCAAAAGAGGAGTCTAAAATAGAAGAAGCACCTAAGGTAGAAGCTACCACTTCCCAAGATGGAGCTCGCATTTTTGCTTCACCATTGGCCAAAAAAATAGCGGAAGAAAAAGGTATCGACCTTTCCAATGTAAATGGTTCAGGTGATAACGGAAGAATTGTGAAACGGGATGTTGAAAGCTATCAGCCTTCACAAACCACTGCTCCCACTGCAGAAAAATCCAGTGAAACAGCTACGGCACCCGTGGCCCCGATAAGTTCGCCTGTAGGTGAAGAGAGTATGGAAGAAGTGAAGAACTCTACCATGCGTAAGGTAATTGCCAAGCGTTTGGGTGAGTCCAAATTCACCGCGCCACATTACTATCTTACCATTGAGGTGGATATGAGCAATGCAATGGCTTCAAGGTCACAAATCAATAATTTGCCCGATACCAAAGTATCGTTCAACGATATGGTATTGAAAGCCTGTGCCATGGCCCTTAAAAAACACCCACAAGTAAATACTTCTTGGAATGGTGAAACTACGGTCTACAAACACCATGTGCACATGGGTGTGGCCGTTGCAGTGGATGAAGGACTTGTTGTTCCCGTGATTAAATTTGCCGACCAACTCAGTCTAACCCAACTTGGAACTGCTGTGAAGGACTTGGCAGGTAGGGCAAGAAGCAAGAAAATAAAACCCGATGAAATGGAAGGAAGCACCTTTACCGTTTCCAATTTGGGAATGTTTGGTATTCAGGAGTTTACTTCAATCATCAATCAGCCCAACTCCGCTATTTTGTCCGTGGGCGCTATTGTGGAGAAACCCGTGGTCAAAAATGGACAAATCGTGGTTGGAAACACCATGAAGATAACATTGGCGTGCGATCACCGAACCGTGGATGGTGCCACAGGGGCACAGTTTCTTCAGACCCTAAGGGCCTATTTGGAGAATCCGGTGACCATGTTGGCATAA
- the cdd gene encoding cytidine deaminase — MEKKQISFELSIYEDVSELSQSEQKLLHAAEQARENAYAPYSNFQVGAAVLLANGETVIGSNQENASYPSGLCAERVAVFQAGARYPKIPLKILAISARSKDHLVDLPAAPCGNCRQSIMEYEQNQKSPIVILLKAEKGPIYKCSSMADILPLAFNSSFLGDS, encoded by the coding sequence ATGGAAAAAAAGCAGATCAGTTTTGAACTTTCCATCTATGAAGATGTAAGCGAGCTTTCACAAAGTGAGCAAAAATTGTTACATGCCGCCGAGCAAGCCCGTGAAAATGCCTATGCGCCCTATTCCAATTTTCAGGTTGGGGCCGCTGTTTTACTTGCAAATGGGGAGACTGTTATTGGGAGTAATCAAGAAAATGCATCCTACCCTTCGGGACTCTGTGCAGAACGTGTGGCCGTATTTCAGGCTGGGGCAAGATACCCCAAAATCCCCCTTAAAATATTGGCAATAAGCGCACGATCAAAAGATCATTTGGTTGATTTGCCCGCCGCGCCCTGCGGCAATTGCAGGCAGTCCATTATGGAATACGAACAAAATCAAAAATCACCTATTGTTATCTTGCTAAAGGCAGAAAAGGGTCCAATATATAAATGTAGTTCCATGGCAGATATTTTGCCCTTGGCTTTCAATAGTTCATTTTTGGGGGATTCTTAA
- a CDS encoding M28 family peptidase, with translation MKMFLHAFALIFLMSCGSTQLVQTPSKGGEQSVTVNTAKSDNDSFTNSERIGEIMNYLASDDLKGRDSGSEGIEMAAKYIENYFKSYGVKPYFDSYRDTIANYKDPSYNIVGIVEGNDPDLKNEYIVIGAHYDHIGTIAPENGDYIANGANDNASGTTSVMEMARYFGIHKTNKRSLIFALFTAEEKGLLGSEHLAKKLKEQDLNLYTMLNFEMTGVPLQGKDYFVYITGYERSNLAEVSNAYAKENLVGFLPTAKEYNLYERSDNYAFHKEFGVPSHTFCTFDFTNFGHYHKVGDEVDLMDFGHMATLVNKVLPVIESIANGPENEIKLN, from the coding sequence ATGAAAATGTTCTTACATGCATTTGCCCTGATATTTCTGATGTCGTGTGGCTCAACCCAGTTGGTGCAGACCCCTTCAAAAGGAGGAGAGCAGAGTGTAACGGTCAACACTGCAAAAAGTGATAATGACTCCTTTACCAATTCGGAGCGAATAGGTGAAATCATGAACTATCTCGCTTCAGATGATTTAAAGGGTCGTGATTCAGGGAGTGAGGGCATTGAAATGGCCGCCAAATACATCGAAAATTATTTTAAATCCTATGGGGTGAAGCCTTATTTTGATTCATACCGGGATACTATTGCCAATTATAAGGACCCTTCCTATAATATTGTGGGAATCGTTGAAGGGAACGACCCGGACTTAAAAAATGAATATATTGTGATTGGTGCCCATTACGACCATATTGGTACCATTGCACCTGAAAATGGTGATTATATTGCCAACGGAGCCAACGACAATGCATCGGGAACCACTTCTGTAATGGAAATGGCACGTTACTTTGGGATACATAAGACCAATAAGCGCAGTTTAATTTTTGCACTTTTCACTGCAGAAGAAAAGGGATTATTGGGATCAGAGCATTTGGCAAAAAAATTAAAGGAACAGGACCTGAATCTGTATACCATGCTCAATTTTGAAATGACAGGTGTACCCTTACAGGGTAAGGACTATTTTGTATACATCACAGGGTATGAGCGTTCCAACTTGGCCGAAGTGAGCAATGCCTATGCTAAGGAAAATCTTGTCGGTTTCTTGCCAACAGCAAAAGAATACAATTTATACGAGCGTTCGGATAATTACGCCTTTCATAAGGAATTTGGGGTTCCCTCACACACTTTTTGTACGTTTGATTTTACCAATTTTGGGCACTACCATAAAGTGGGAGATGAGGTTGACCTTATGGATTTTGGCCACATGGCCACCTTGGTGAATAAAGTACTACCTGTTATTGAGAGTATAGCCAATGGCCCTGAAAATGAAATTAAATTGAATTAA
- the porV gene encoding type IX secretion system outer membrane channel protein PorV: MKKLLILVVFLAVIPRLSAQQERAITTAVPFLTISADARASGMGDMGVATSFDAYSQQWNPAKYAFATQKMGVGVSYTPYLETIVNDVSLLNANFYNKLNERSAFAFSIRYFGLGEIEFRRDFTEINPRIVKPNEFALDGSYSLKLSQTFSMAVGGRFISSNLRFQDETQDSQAANAFAVDVAGFFRSREIAYNNFDGRWRAGFNISNIGGSLQYDEGGQENFLPTNLKFGGGFDFIFDQDNVLALSTEFNKLLVPTPRDFNGDGQITPEDNDEYQNISFFKGIFESFGDAPDGFSEELKEITWALGAEYRFREAFMLRSGYFNESEEKGSRKFFTLGAGFKFKSAQIDLSYLFSTSQVKNPLENTLRFSLTFNFGEEFYND; encoded by the coding sequence ATGAAAAAGTTACTGATATTGGTAGTGTTCCTTGCCGTAATTCCTCGGTTGAGCGCACAGCAAGAAAGAGCCATTACAACAGCCGTTCCTTTTTTGACCATTTCTGCAGATGCCAGGGCCTCTGGTATGGGTGATATGGGCGTGGCTACCTCTTTTGATGCGTATTCGCAACAATGGAATCCCGCCAAATATGCATTTGCAACCCAAAAAATGGGAGTGGGTGTAAGTTATACGCCCTATTTGGAAACTATTGTCAATGATGTATCCTTGTTAAATGCCAATTTTTATAATAAGCTCAATGAACGAAGTGCTTTTGCTTTTAGCATTAGGTATTTTGGTTTGGGAGAGATTGAGTTCAGAAGGGATTTTACGGAAATTAATCCACGAATCGTAAAACCCAATGAGTTTGCATTGGACGGTTCCTATTCCTTGAAGTTGAGCCAAACTTTCTCTATGGCTGTTGGCGGGCGATTTATAAGTTCCAATCTAAGGTTTCAGGATGAGACACAGGACTCACAGGCGGCCAACGCCTTTGCTGTTGATGTAGCTGGGTTTTTCCGTTCCAGGGAAATTGCATATAACAATTTTGATGGCCGTTGGAGAGCTGGTTTCAATATTTCTAATATTGGAGGTTCCCTACAATACGATGAAGGAGGACAGGAAAACTTTTTGCCCACCAACTTAAAATTTGGTGGTGGATTCGATTTTATTTTCGACCAAGACAACGTTTTGGCCCTGAGCACCGAGTTCAACAAACTATTGGTGCCAACCCCAAGGGATTTTAATGGAGACGGGCAAATAACACCTGAAGACAATGATGAATACCAAAACATTAGCTTCTTTAAAGGAATTTTTGAGTCCTTTGGTGATGCCCCCGATGGTTTCAGTGAAGAACTTAAGGAAATCACTTGGGCACTTGGTGCCGAGTATCGGTTTAGGGAAGCCTTTATGTTGAGAAGTGGGTATTTTAATGAAAGTGAAGAAAAAGGATCCCGTAAATTCTTTACGTTGGGAGCTGGTTTCAAATTTAAATCGGCGCAGATAGATCTTTCGTATCTGTTCTCTACCTCACAGGTGAAGAACCCTTTGGAAAATACACTTCGTTTTTCGCTTACCTTTAATTTTGGCGAGGAGTTCTATAACGATTAA
- a CDS encoding mannose-1-phosphate guanylyltransferase: protein MNNNYYAVLMAGGIGSRFWPVSTTANPKQFHDMLGTGKTLIQKTFDRLNRFIPTENILILTNERYNDLVLEQLPKVKPEQVVLEPAMRNTAPCILYASLKIQKMNPDAVMIVAPSDHWIEDEEAFEKDVVACFDKCEQEDVLCTLGIQPTFPNTGFGYIEFEKGSDQKLKKVSQFREKPDYETAKEFLAQGNFLWNAGIFMWSVKSIVDAFKSYQPSQYELFEKGISYYNTKEEKTFIQENYAKAENISIDYAILEQSKSIYTLPTTFDWNDLGTWGALYDKLDKDNAKNAVVNSKVLLENAQGNMIRSPKGKIVVVDGLEDYIIVDKEEVLLIYPKSKQQDIKKVLSQVKEKFGDQFA, encoded by the coding sequence ATGAACAATAATTATTATGCAGTTTTAATGGCCGGGGGGATAGGTTCCCGATTCTGGCCCGTGAGTACAACTGCCAACCCCAAGCAGTTCCACGACATGCTAGGAACTGGAAAGACTTTGATTCAAAAGACCTTTGATCGCTTGAATCGATTTATCCCAACGGAGAACATTTTAATTCTCACCAATGAGCGGTACAACGATTTGGTCTTGGAGCAATTGCCAAAAGTAAAGCCAGAGCAGGTTGTGCTGGAGCCGGCCATGCGAAATACCGCTCCTTGTATTTTGTACGCTTCTTTGAAAATTCAAAAAATGAATCCCGATGCTGTGATGATCGTAGCGCCAAGTGACCATTGGATCGAGGACGAAGAAGCCTTTGAAAAAGATGTTGTGGCCTGTTTTGATAAATGCGAACAAGAAGATGTGCTCTGCACGCTTGGTATTCAGCCCACTTTTCCCAATACCGGATTTGGGTACATCGAATTTGAAAAGGGAAGTGACCAAAAATTGAAAAAGGTGTCCCAGTTTAGGGAGAAACCGGACTATGAAACCGCAAAAGAGTTTTTGGCCCAAGGTAATTTTCTGTGGAATGCGGGAATTTTTATGTGGAGTGTGAAGTCCATAGTGGATGCGTTTAAAAGTTATCAGCCTAGTCAATATGAATTGTTTGAAAAAGGCATTTCTTACTATAACACAAAAGAAGAAAAGACCTTTATTCAAGAAAATTATGCCAAGGCAGAAAACATTTCCATAGATTATGCTATCTTGGAGCAATCCAAATCCATTTACACCTTACCGACCACTTTTGATTGGAACGACCTGGGAACCTGGGGCGCACTATATGATAAATTGGATAAGGACAACGCTAAAAATGCGGTAGTGAACAGCAAAGTGCTGTTGGAAAATGCCCAAGGCAACATGATTCGTTCCCCAAAAGGGAAAATAGTGGTTGTGGATGGATTGGAAGATTACATCATTGTGGACAAGGAAGAGGTGTTGTTGATTTATCCCAAATCCAAACAGCAGGATATTAAAAAAGTTTTGAGCCAGGTTAAGGAGAAATTTGGCGATCAGTTTGCATAA
- the pdhA gene encoding pyruvate dehydrogenase (acetyl-transferring) E1 component subunit alpha, protein MKKITKEVYLKWYEDMLFWRKFEDKLAAVYIQQKVRGFLHLYNGQEAVLAGSLHAMDLTKDRMITAYRNHVQPIGMGVDPKRVMAELYGKVTGTSKGMGGSMHIFSKEHRFYGGHGIVGGQIPLGAGLAFADKYFKRDSVTLCYMGDGAVRQGSLHEAFNLAMLWQLPVVFICENNGYAMGTSVARTSHSTEIWKLGLGYEMPCGPVDGMDPAIVAKEVDKAIERARTGGGPTFLEMKTYRYRGHSMSDAQHYRTKEEVEEYKKIDPITQVKDIILEKGYASEDDLKKIDKGVKALVSECEKFAEESDFPPVQQLYDMVYEQEDYPFLQHKL, encoded by the coding sequence ATGAAAAAAATCACCAAAGAAGTTTACCTTAAATGGTATGAGGACATGTTGTTCTGGAGAAAGTTCGAGGACAAATTGGCCGCTGTATATATTCAACAAAAGGTTAGGGGCTTCCTCCATTTGTACAATGGCCAGGAAGCTGTTTTGGCAGGATCTCTCCATGCCATGGACCTTACCAAAGACCGGATGATAACCGCGTACCGTAATCACGTGCAGCCCATTGGAATGGGAGTGGATCCCAAACGTGTTATGGCCGAGCTTTATGGTAAGGTTACGGGAACCTCAAAAGGTATGGGAGGCTCCATGCACATTTTTTCCAAGGAGCACCGCTTTTATGGTGGTCATGGAATTGTAGGGGGACAGATTCCGTTGGGAGCTGGACTGGCCTTTGCCGATAAATATTTTAAAAGGGATTCAGTAACGTTATGTTACATGGGAGATGGTGCCGTGCGTCAAGGTTCGTTGCACGAAGCATTTAACCTGGCCATGTTGTGGCAACTACCTGTTGTGTTCATTTGCGAGAACAATGGTTACGCCATGGGAACATCAGTGGCCCGTACTTCCCACTCCACAGAAATCTGGAAATTGGGCTTGGGTTATGAAATGCCCTGTGGGCCTGTGGATGGAATGGACCCAGCCATTGTGGCCAAGGAAGTGGACAAAGCCATTGAACGTGCCAGAACGGGTGGTGGCCCAACCTTCTTGGAGATGAAGACCTATCGTTATCGAGGACACTCCATGAGTGATGCGCAGCATTATCGTACCAAGGAAGAAGTGGAGGAATACAAAAAAATAGACCCCATTACTCAAGTAAAAGATATTATTCTTGAAAAGGGATATGCTTCAGAAGATGATTTAAAGAAGATAGACAAAGGTGTAAAAGCTTTGGTGAGCGAATGCGAAAAATTTGCGGAAGAATCCGACTTTCCACCAGTACAGCAACTGTACGATATGGTATACGAACAAGAGGACTATCCATTTTTACAACATAAATTATAA
- a CDS encoding glycogen debranching protein: MKWSLYKMAFLCILFWNCTETEKKVSLSQYVQDVPSIVGKTEYLDSPFLTAGNRVYMVGHQDGSFTEIGWHIKGEMGGVWDHPIKLMDGFDIAFKWNDESHILNKADTFTNYPFANKQHYNIPSKNLVVKRWQFVPDDLEGLLVQIELTNTGPTPLIFDVDFTGHSDLRPTWLGERTNMNDSEDKAIFEETIQGWMVKDNKNPWYLCYASDMAPTQKSKAENSYRGLGVSNQLSYAMEIEPNETKTINFIVSGSYVSRENAFTTFNTIKSDWLNLWEAKKQRYKELAQQSKLTIPDKKMQQTFEWLKYNCDWLIRTVPEIGTGITAGIPDYPWWFGVDSEYALQGYMSIGQTSAVYNTIALLDSVSNSVNGNGKIIHEMSTNGAVFNKGNINETPQFASLIWSIYQWNGNKSFLEKYFPTIEKGLSWLMEENDLDGNGFPEGFGMMEIHGLDSEMIDVAAYSQKAFADASRMARELGRDSLALQYQKIAEELKLKINTEFWSENFNSYADFIGTDAQALHLIEDAIIRADTLNKPWAIEELKATKQFIKAHPSNEPRPFVMHHNWVVNTPMEMGIADTTKALKALETAKQFVNPFGVFVTGIDRDQSAGSDDGSFKGSKIFSYTGAVMTLPTGVQARAENNYGRPNEALNYLERMTRTFSYAFPGSMYEVSPDYGMITQAWNIYSFAYPIVNQFFGIQPYASQKEVVISPSMPDTWDNSSLENVKLGDGANTISVFYTKKDGKTSIIIEQTNPEWKIKLKIPESHADQLQIVKGILSDSDNETMIEPEGMRIEVSYQD; encoded by the coding sequence ATGAAGTGGTCCCTATATAAAATGGCATTCCTGTGCATTCTTTTTTGGAACTGCACAGAAACAGAAAAAAAGGTGTCCCTTTCACAATATGTGCAGGACGTTCCCAGCATAGTTGGTAAAACTGAATACCTAGATTCTCCCTTTCTTACTGCTGGAAACAGGGTGTATATGGTTGGGCACCAAGATGGTTCCTTCACCGAAATTGGGTGGCACATAAAAGGTGAAATGGGAGGCGTTTGGGACCATCCCATTAAGTTAATGGATGGATTTGATATTGCCTTTAAATGGAATGACGAATCGCACATATTGAATAAAGCTGATACCTTTACCAACTACCCATTTGCCAACAAACAGCACTATAATATCCCTTCAAAAAATCTTGTTGTGAAACGTTGGCAATTTGTCCCCGATGATTTGGAAGGACTACTGGTGCAGATCGAATTGACCAATACCGGCCCAACTCCATTGATTTTTGATGTGGATTTTACCGGCCATTCGGATTTGAGACCTACTTGGTTGGGTGAACGCACCAACATGAACGATTCAGAAGACAAGGCTATTTTTGAGGAAACCATTCAGGGTTGGATGGTCAAAGACAATAAAAATCCTTGGTATTTATGTTATGCCAGTGACATGGCTCCCACACAAAAATCCAAAGCAGAAAACAGCTACAGGGGATTGGGTGTTTCCAACCAATTGTCCTATGCAATGGAAATTGAACCCAATGAAACCAAAACCATCAATTTTATTGTTTCGGGTTCTTATGTTTCCAGGGAGAATGCCTTTACTACGTTCAATACCATAAAATCGGATTGGCTCAATCTGTGGGAGGCCAAAAAACAACGGTACAAAGAATTGGCCCAGCAATCCAAATTGACCATTCCGGATAAAAAAATGCAACAGACCTTTGAATGGTTAAAGTACAACTGCGATTGGTTAATTAGAACTGTTCCTGAAATTGGTACAGGAATCACCGCAGGTATTCCCGATTACCCATGGTGGTTTGGGGTGGACAGTGAGTATGCCCTCCAGGGATACATGTCCATTGGACAAACCAGTGCGGTGTATAATACCATTGCTTTACTGGACAGTGTTTCCAACAGTGTGAACGGTAATGGGAAAATCATCCACGAGATGTCTACCAATGGGGCGGTTTTCAATAAAGGAAATATCAACGAAACCCCACAATTTGCTTCCCTTATTTGGAGTATTTACCAATGGAACGGGAACAAATCCTTTTTGGAAAAATATTTTCCCACAATAGAAAAAGGCCTTTCTTGGTTAATGGAAGAAAACGATTTGGACGGCAACGGGTTTCCCGAAGGTTTTGGTATGATGGAAATTCATGGATTGGACAGCGAAATGATAGATGTGGCCGCCTATTCCCAAAAAGCTTTTGCCGATGCTTCCCGAATGGCAAGAGAATTGGGCAGGGATTCCCTCGCCCTGCAATATCAAAAGATTGCGGAAGAACTGAAACTTAAAATCAACACGGAGTTTTGGTCTGAAAATTTCAATTCGTATGCCGACTTTATTGGAACGGATGCCCAAGCCTTACACCTAATCGAAGATGCCATTATACGTGCAGACACCTTGAACAAACCTTGGGCCATTGAAGAGCTAAAAGCCACAAAACAATTCATTAAAGCACATCCCTCAAACGAACCAAGACCTTTTGTAATGCACCACAATTGGGTGGTGAACACACCCATGGAAATGGGAATTGCCGATACCACAAAGGCCCTCAAAGCCTTGGAAACCGCAAAACAGTTTGTCAATCCGTTTGGGGTTTTTGTGACGGGCATTGATCGGGACCAATCCGCCGGCTCGGATGATGGTTCTTTTAAAGGTTCCAAGATTTTCTCCTATACGGGTGCTGTGATGACATTGCCGACAGGAGTTCAAGCAAGGGCAGAAAACAACTATGGAAGGCCCAACGAAGCCCTCAATTATTTGGAACGAATGACTCGCACTTTTAGCTATGCCTTCCCTGGCAGCATGTACGAGGTTTCCCCGGATTATGGAATGATTACCCAAGCCTGGAACATCTACAGCTTTGCCTACCCCATTGTGAACCAATTTTTTGGGATTCAACCATATGCTTCGCAAAAAGAAGTTGTGATTTCTCCCTCAATGCCCGATACTTGGGATAATAGCTCGTTGGAAAATGTAAAACTTGGCGATGGCGCAAACACTATCTCCGTCTTCTACACCAAAAAAGATGGGAAAACCAGTATTATAATTGAGCAGACCAATCCGGAGTGGAAAATCAAATTAAAAATTCCGGAAAGTCATGCAGACCAATTGCAAATTGTGAAAGGAATCCTATCAGATTCAGATAATGAAACTATGATTGAACCTGAAGGAATGCGAATTGAAGTTTCTTATCAGGATTAA
- a CDS encoding SDR family oxidoreductase, which produces MANIIITGTSRGIGFELVQLFAQEGHNVLALSRNSQRIADLDLPNVHAFPFDLANPTDFRKVTEFLEQEQWHIVDVLINNAGKLLNKPFSQTTTAEFEAVYKVNVFGVAELTKTVLPKMGQGGHVITISSMGGVQGSMKFPGLSAYSSSKGAVITLTELLAEEHKETGPSFNVLALGAVQTEMLEEAFPGYKAPVTALEMATYIKDFALTGQKLYNGKLLQVSNSTP; this is translated from the coding sequence ATGGCAAACATAATCATCACCGGAACAAGTAGGGGAATAGGTTTTGAGTTGGTACAACTTTTTGCCCAAGAGGGGCATAATGTGCTCGCCTTATCCAGAAATTCCCAACGCATTGCTGATTTAGACCTGCCAAACGTTCATGCATTTCCTTTTGATTTGGCCAACCCAACAGATTTTAGAAAGGTAACCGAGTTTCTGGAACAGGAACAGTGGCATATTGTTGATGTGCTCATCAACAATGCGGGAAAACTGCTCAATAAGCCATTTTCGCAAACGACGACAGCCGAATTTGAAGCGGTGTATAAAGTGAACGTCTTTGGCGTGGCTGAATTGACCAAAACTGTTTTGCCCAAAATGGGCCAAGGAGGCCATGTGATCACCATCAGTTCCATGGGCGGGGTGCAGGGCAGTATGAAGTTTCCAGGATTGTCTGCATACAGTTCCAGTAAGGGAGCTGTAATTACATTGACGGAACTTTTGGCCGAAGAACACAAAGAAACCGGTCCCAGTTTTAATGTGTTGGCTTTGGGTGCCGTGCAGACCGAAATGTTGGAAGAAGCTTTTCCCGGCTACAAAGCTCCGGTGACCGCTTTGGAAATGGCCACCTATATCAAAGATTTTGCCTTAACAGGGCAAAAACTCTATAATGGGAAATTGTTGCAAGTGAGCAATAGTACGCCTTAA
- a CDS encoding SprT-like domain-containing protein has translation MNNTLQKYLPERAVAPCFELIKTHGVHLKIVNHRVTRHGDYRRMPNGMHQITVNASLNKYRFLITLVHEIAHLVAFEAYGRRIKPHGMEWKRTFQHLMVPFIRPEIFPSQLLPIIANHFKNPKASSSTDARLSIALKAFDVEERTNSYVYELPAGSIFRLYNGKLFKKGKKKVKRYECVELSTGRLYLFQPNAEVEVVEQL, from the coding sequence TTGAACAATACTTTACAGAAATATTTACCCGAACGCGCTGTGGCTCCTTGTTTTGAATTGATAAAAACCCATGGCGTGCATCTAAAGATTGTAAACCATCGGGTTACCCGGCATGGCGATTACCGGAGAATGCCCAACGGAATGCATCAGATTACGGTGAACGCTTCGCTGAATAAATACCGATTCCTGATCACACTCGTTCACGAAATAGCGCATCTGGTTGCTTTTGAGGCGTATGGCCGTCGCATAAAACCCCATGGCATGGAATGGAAGCGTACCTTTCAACATTTAATGGTCCCTTTTATTCGACCCGAGATATTTCCGTCTCAATTGCTGCCCATTATTGCCAACCATTTTAAAAACCCGAAGGCCAGTAGCAGCACAGATGCCCGATTGTCCATTGCACTAAAAGCTTTTGACGTGGAGGAGCGAACAAACAGTTATGTGTATGAATTGCCTGCGGGAAGTATTTTTCGACTGTACAATGGTAAACTGTTCAAAAAAGGAAAAAAGAAAGTAAAACGATACGAATGCGTGGAGTTGTCCACGGGCAGATTATATTTGTTCCAACCCAATGCAGAAGTGGAGGTTGTTGAACAATTGTAA